CTCCTCTCGCTTTTTCGCCTCCGCAAGCGCCCTCGCCGCCCCTTCCTCCTTCGCGGCGAGCCTGCGGGCTCGCTCCGCCAGCTCCTCGGCCCTCACCGCCAGCTCCTCCTCTCGCCTCTTGAGCTCCTGCTCCCTCCCCCCGAGCTCCGCCGAAAGCCTTTCCGATGCCTCCCGCGCCGCATCGAGCTCACTGCGCGCCCGCGCGAGCTCCTCCTCGCGCCTCGCGAGCGCCGCCTCCCTCTGCGAGAGCTCCCTCCCGCCTCGCTTGACCGCCTCCTGCATCCCCCCGAGAGCCGCCTCCTGCTCCTCCAGCTCCTTCGCGAGCCTGCCCAGCCTCTCTTCCTCCGCCCCGAGCCTCGCCTCTCGAGACCTCAGCTCCTCCTCCCTCTTTCCGAGCGCCGCCTCCCTAGCGCCGAGCTCCGCCTCCCGGGCCCTCAGCTGCGCCTCCCTCGCCTCTAGCTCCCTCTTCACCCCGTCGTAGCTGTCTAGCTCCTGCGAGAGCTTCCTCTCGCGCTCCCTGAGCTCCTCCTCCCTCTCGACCAGCGCCTTCTCGCGCTCGAGAATTCCCTTCATCCTGTCCCCGAGCTCCGACTGGCCACGGTTCAGCGCCTGCGCCTCCTCGACCATTTTCCTCCAGTAGGCCTCGAGCTCCTGCTTCTCCCTCCGGAACGCCTCCCTCTCCCTCGCGAGCTCCTCCCTCGCCAGCCCCAGCTCCGCCTCCTGCCTCCTGAGCTCGGACCTCTCCTGCTTCAAAGCCGCCTCGCGCGCCTCGAGCCTCTCCTCCGCGTTCTTGAGCTCCTCCTCCCTCTTCAGGAGCCTCCACTCCGCCGCCTTCCTCTCCTCCTCGCCCGCGGGCGGCGCGCCGGCCGCGGCGCTCCTGAGCATCGCCAGACTGCCCCTCCTTATCGCCTCGAGCTCCTCCAGCGCCCTCCGGTGCTCCTCCTCGAGCCTGCGCCTCTCGGCCCTCTCGGCCTCGAGCTCGGCCCTGAGCCTCTTCAGCGATTCCGCCGGGGCCTCGGGCGCGGCCTGAGCCGCGGGAGCCGCGGCCGGAACCCCCGCCCCCTCGGGCGCCAGAAGCTCCATCAGGCCCCTCGGGTCGATGGAGGCGCTGAGTCTCGCGCGGGAGTGGGTTCTGAGGAGGTGGTCCACGCCGATGCTCGAGGAGCGGTGGGAGTAGCTCCGGACCTCGATTCCGCACGCGGTCTCGAGCGAGTCCCGGAGAATCAGGCGCAGCGCCTCAAGGCCGACGGTCTCGCGGTCGGATTCCCTCGCCGCCAGCACGAGCTCGCCGTTCTTCAGGAGAATCGCGCCCTCGGCCGGCCCGGCCTCGCCGCTCAGGACCGTTCTCACAAAGCCCGTGAAGCGGCTCTCAGCGAGCTCCACAAGAACATTCCTGAGCGCCCAAGGGCCGCCCCCCACGCTCCTCTCAAGACGCCCGCCTGGAAATCTCAAGCGACCAACCCCGGCGTTTCTGATGATAATGCTCTCAGGGATATATAAAAGCTGAGACCTGCAATGGACTCGGGAGGGCTTGGGCGACCGGGCGCGCCCCGCGGGGCAGAGGGGCTCTCTGGGCCCGAGAATTCCGGGAGCGGGCGATTGAACGGACGATAAAACAGATGATTAAATACCACGGAGACAAATCCCCGTTCTGATGAGCTCGAGCCCTCCTGCAGCGCTGCTGGCGCTCGCGCTGCTCCTCGCCCCTACCCTCCTGCCAACCGCGCGGGGCGACTGGGCATTCGTATCGGCCTCGCACGAGCCCCCCTCACCGGACCACGAGGAGCCCGTGCTCTTCCGAGCTCGTCTGGCCTTCTTCAACGCGACGGAGGGCAACGCCTCCGACGGGACGGCGAACGAGACCGGGAACTCGACGGGCGGGACGGGAGGGGGGCCGGGGAGCGCTAGTTTGCTCGGAGTCCAGCTCGTGTTCGGAATCGACTCCCCTAGTGGCGAGTCGAGAGTGAACATGAGCGAGGTGGAGGCTGGCAACTGGAGCGCGGAGTTCGCCGTGAGCCTCGGGCCATTCTCGCCCGGTCTGGAGCTTTTGTACCGATTCGAGGCGCTCCTCTCGAACGGGAGCAATGTGACGAGCAACCTCTCGCGGCTCAGGACGCAGAACATCGTCGAAATCAAATGGCACGCCGGCCTCGAGGAGGCGCTGGAGCTCGCGAGGGTTCTGGGTAGGCCTGTGCTTCTCCTGATATACGACCCCTTCAGACCGCTCGCGGAGCTCGAGGAGGCTCTCGGGGACCCGCGGGCGCTGGCGCTGAGCGCGCGCTTCGTTTGCGCCAGGGCAAGCTCTTCGGCGGAGCCCTCGCTGATGGAGAGGTACGGCATCCGGAGCCTCCCGGCGCTCGTATTCCTGAACGGGAGCACGGGCGAGCCGATCAGGAAGCGCGAGGGGCCATTCTCGGGCGCGGAGCTCACAAGCGAGATGAGGGCCGCGCTCGGGGCCGCTCGCCCGCCCGATTCCGGGCCGGACCCGTTCATCGTCTACAGAGCCGGCGCCGCCGCGCTCTCGGCGAGCATCGTCGTCGGGCTTGCGGCGCTCCTCGCGCTCCTCCGGAGGAGGCGCGGGGTGTAGCGTGGGGGTCCCGGTTCCTCGCGCCCCGGGCAGCCGCTGCAGAGGGCTCGCGGAAAACGCACGCGCCATCCGCGCCACGCCGCCTGAACTCCCGGCGCGCGCACCCCGCCGGACGAGCCTCACCGAGAACCGGAAGGCGCTCTCCAAATCCCACCGCTCAAAGCCCCGCGTCGGGAAAATAGAAACCCATAAATACTGCGGTCCCGATTTATCGCTCCGTCCCGGCGTGGTTCACGGGGGGAACGGTGATGTATCCAGAGAAGAGGCCCGGTCAGGGCGCGCAGAGCCAGCTGAGCGGTCCGCAGTACCAGCAGCTGTTTGGCCAGCAGTACCCAGCGCAGTACCAGCAGCCAGCCCCGCAGCCGCCCCAGCCGCAAGCCCCGCCCCCGCCGTGGAAGGACGCGATCGTCGCCGAGGAGTTCAAGAGGTACGCGTCCTCGATATCGTGGACGGTGACTTCGCACCAGCAGCAGCCGGGCCAGCACGTCATCCAGCTGGCCCCCCCAGCCGGCAGGAAGCTCTCGAAGGGGGACGTGAAGCGCGCGAGCGTCACGCTTAGGTTCATGGGCCCGCAGCCGCCCGCGCCCGGCACCGCCCCCTCGGGCGCCAACACGATTCAGGTCACCGTGGAGACGGAGGAGAAGGCGGGCTTCTTCGGAACGACGAAGAAGAGCTACCCGCCATACTGGCTCAATGCCGATGAGGAGGTTGATGCCCAGATGAGGCCCTCGCCGGGTCTGGCCGAGAAGATTCGGAACATAATG
The Thermoplasmata archaeon genome window above contains:
- a CDS encoding zinc ribbon domain-containing protein, whose protein sequence is MYPEKRPGQGAQSQLSGPQYQQLFGQQYPAQYQQPAPQPPQPQAPPPPWKDAIVAEEFKRYASSISWTVTSHQQQPGQHVIQLAPPAGRKLSKGDVKRASVTLRFMGPQPPAPGTAPSGANTIQVTVETEEKAGFFGTTKKSYPPYWLNADEEVDAQMRPSPGLAEKIRNIMTQAKVTLPPAPMPLPQPQPAQQPAAQPAPQYPQPQPAQQPSPQPAPQYPQPAYYSPQTPPPTAPGYAPAQPPAQWPQPQPVPQQPQAPQPGYQLKVCPSCQYLNPPNAVACHRCGARV